From the genome of Oncorhynchus clarkii lewisi isolate Uvic-CL-2024 chromosome 11, UVic_Ocla_1.0, whole genome shotgun sequence, one region includes:
- the LOC139420333 gene encoding serine-rich adhesin for platelets isoform X2 yields the protein MHCITINIHCNYVLMFFSTFPCCSSSQGPVRDTPIAQAQVKREVSPSYYFVPANCPSEEEEVTSLPFKEEEDSKTAMLSSTLVSVLAPQWSGRIRRNKRGGAGTDIGVFGTATSESGQETQGNGQEVSEGGVLLKPQVPLETDSVGQRRQQQFLETQNQRVGERGLTLGSQVHERASTLGSSRSTVGGWYEGSTPSLKLDNPTKAPVSKPVSLDVSWGRLANRGGEGGAVSPVTPSSPLSPDLHVHKGMLQASRQGAQTSLLSSKPTTSSLLFSLRRLNTIASSIHSETNISSLTNDRDGETSSPHLSPTTTNYKASETIRAHLSLTSSNDGARERSKFLPYSADPTYRTIERSRHLPLPTSNHREANTHRTQLFSTPPNYKDTEGTPFTKLPQTSRAYPNPTFPSKQTLLFSGLERLSPSERPDGTTVPISDTHLPSSPPSQYDHLDFHGSQSLPRGTTLRSTSWRKHITLEDSVSNPSSPLSPTTTTTINNNNNTFSLSSTSNNNNTGPSSTNDNTGVNPQISINNNNNLVTPNNTNLNSNTLTGKHTPQSTLKRTYAQEIPDQDSYRILKTQNSLNSNDRQSQKPYCLSNISFRSNTSSPASSSTLSSPIKSSKPDRYSRPCSYDTIYTPLTVFSPKTPTSSETSDTPSSLSSHRTLYLSHSPNPSSRQLSLQTSIASTSLSSHRPLYSSRSLNTTSSMRRDPQNSPKSPPPVVRSQIPIVSNTHTPTSQLQSPKTAYTPTTTPQPLLIKTGYVPSIPTRYTRPLSPDSYTPISLSIPTTQAPSTLPLSPPSSSPLVERTFIGSLDLSPKKHQPQVEGRVTAHRAWQESQLRLSQSHSPQRPLSPTRPLRSVGGPAIFSSLRSGSPTWATSPLSPPTPRTTKLQVWRGTSMHNLSIISDTLVKEGGQALSEHVSDHTSNVTVKNTGTDSTVIGPQRKTAAPLSLPDFGSFSKPRFSSPPYSTLKSSRPTQGEVTHTTSHQPLLSPPTSPQHYPFYGHHRARSQDSSKIVALEIDCVNNNSKQTSQENVETLVYRISKVDSSAILDSIRPAQPCFPRRTPATRVVTGIKSNELCRLPSQHSQVIGSPSCQSYQSSNDSGALDTEKVVCKSESFPKSAAAPLQTQSPKKGLFSLRGKRDNVVGTPAANIPRNPAMPQSEKPKKESENEQKESNKIDLVLSRLRQTFRVKRLDDERTKRTPQPPPVNGASDISDVTESSGSSNREEEEKWRENDGVHKPSNSFWAGSEHTSDMTKENVRREHSQFEGFKDHKEARNRDQPCVMDLPQFEAYKDERITKPKHQPSSSEISPTRRQFEAYKEERISRARKQPPQRDFSSVMRQPWDPSRSATLPAYRTSSGSTRNTFSVFHFNQKDSENDNVFHIPRIPQRKKTTSLCEPGDREFGSGDQRGSEGRLASFSSCADLKYGLEAGRSFSVTSVLSSRPSGPGRISSGPRVSSVSDLTYPALTFGEEVMTWDDCRVKGDWTIPRWDTHTTTGHKTTGDSQAVNDRSVFSDRTSRNERKTIKANFINPHKARSKSLPRNVSWSSEVTAPSPTSTTTGRMWNHGSLETSHSLWDTEGPPTPPPSPPWSPSSRRISRPPSSSSSASPSPTDSRGSQDSLSPRGRLPSRGYVSNLAVFEESDSGSDMDSDTTTDDEYYLAGDGGEKETEL from the exons ACCTATAGCTCAAGCACAG GTGAAAAGAGAAGTCTCACCATCATATTATTTTGTACCAGCCAATTgcccttcagaggaagaggaagtgacATCGCTTCCTTTTAAAGAGGAAGAGGATTCCAAGACAGCCATGTTGTCCTCCACGCTGGTGTCGGTTCTCGCCCCACAGTGGAGTGGGAGAATACGCAGGAACAAGCGGGGCGGGGCCGGTACGGACATTGGTGTGTTTGGCACGGCAACCAGTGAGTCTGGACAGGAAACCCAAGGTAACGGACAGGAAGTGAGCGAGGGGGGTGTGCTTTTGAAGCCGCAAGTCCCTCTCGAGACAGACTCTGTAGGACAACGACGACAACAACAGTTTCTGGAGACCCAGAACCAACGTGTTGGGGAGAGGGGGTTGACCCTTGGATCACAAGTCCATGAGAGGGCTTCAACACTGGGTAGCAGCAGAAGCACAGTGGGGGGCTGGTATGAGGGAAGCACCCCCAGCCTCAAACTGGACAACCCAACAAAGGCCCCAGTTTCTAAGCCTGTCTCTCTGGATGTGAGTTGGGGGAGGCTGGCCAACAGAGGCGGAGAGGGGGGAGCTGTTTCCCCTGTTACTcccagctctcccctctctcccgaCCTGCATGTACACAAGGGAATGTTACAGGCAAGTCGTCAAGGAGCCCAGACATCATTGCTGAGTTCCAAACCAACAACCAGTAGCCTTCTTTTCTCTCTGAGAAGGCTCAACACTATTGCGAGCTCTATCCACTCAGAGACAAATATCTCATCTCTAACCaatgacagagatggagagacttcAAGTCCACACCTCTCTCCAACCACAACCAATTACAAAGCATCAGAGACAATTAGGGCACACCTTTCCCTAACCTCATCCAATGATGGAGCCAGAGAGAGGTCCAAGTTCCTCCCCTATTCAGCTGATCCCACTTACAGGACAATAGAGAGGTCAAGGCACCTCCCCTTACCAACTTCCAATCACAGAGAAgcaaatacacacaggacacaacTATTTTCAACCCCGCCCAATTACAAAGACACAGAGGGCACACCCTTTACCAAACTTCCCCAGACTTCCAGGGCGTATCCCAACCCAACCTTCCCCAGTAAGCAGACTCTTCTGTTTAGTGGTCTAGAGAGACTTTCCCCCTCAGAGAGACCAGATGGAACCACGGTTCCCATCAGTGATACTCATCTACCTTCCTCTCCACCGTCCCAATATGACCATCTGGATTTTCATGGGAGCCAGTCTCTTCCCAGAGGAACCACCCTGAGATCTACTAGCTGGAGAAAGCACATTACTCTGGAGGACAGTGTGTCTAATCCCAGTTCCCCCCTCAgtcccactaccaccaccactatcaacaacaacaacaacacattcaGCCTCTCAAGCACTTCCAACAATAATAACACGGGCCCCTCTAGCACCAATGATAACACTGGTGTCAATCCCCAAATCAGcatcaataacaacaataatttAGTCACCCCCAACAATACCAACCTAAACAGCAATACCCTCACTGGCAAACACACACCTCAGAGCACCCTTAAAAGGACTTATGCTCAAGAAATCCCAGACCAGGATTCCTATAGAATACTCAAAACTCAGAATTCCCTTAACTCGAATGACCGACAATCACAAAAGCCCTATTGTTTGTCCAATATCTCCTTCAGGTCTAACACCAGTAGCCCAGCTAGCTCGAGCACTTTGAGTAGCCCAATAAAGTCCAGCAAGCCTGATCGCTACAGTAGGCCATGTAGTTATGACACCATCTACACCCCTCTGACCGTATTTAGCCCCAAGACTCcaaccagctctgaaaccagtgACACTCCATCCTCCCTCAGTAGTCATAGAACCCTTTATTTGTCCCATTCCCCGAACCCCTCTTCCAGACAGCTCTCCTTACAAACCAGTATCGCCTCCACATCCCTCAGTAGCCACAGACCCCTCTATAGTTCCCGCTCACTCAATACCACCAGCTCTATGAGACGAGACCCCCAAAACAGCCCAAAATCTCCACCCCCAGTCGTCAGAAGCCAGATTCCCATAGTGAGTAACACCCACACCCCCACATCCCAACTGCAGTCCCCTAAAACTGCTTACACGCCTACCACAACTCCCCAACCACTCCTAATTAAAACCGGCTACGTCCCCAGTATCCCGACCCGCTACACCCGACCGTTGTCCCCAGACAGCTATACCCCCATATCCCTGAGTATCCCCACCACCCAGGCCCCCTCCaccctgcccctctccccacccagCTCGTCCCCTCTGGTGGAAAGGACGTTCATAGGCAGCCTAGACCTCTCCCCTAAGAAACACCAGCCCCAAGTGGAAGGGAGGGTAACAGCACATAGAGCGTGGCAGGAGTCACAACTAAGGCTGTCACAGTCTCATTCACCTCAGAGACCTCTGTCCCCAACCAGACCCCTTCGTAGTGTAGGGGGTCCCGCCATCTTCTCCTCCCTGAGATCGGGCAGCCCAACCTGGGCTACGTCACCTTTGTCTCCCCCAACCCCCAGGACCACCAAACTACAAGTTTGGAGGGGAACCTCGATGCATAACTTATCCATAATATCTGATACATTGGTGAAGGAGGGAGGGCAAGCTCTCTCAGAGCATGTTAGCGACCACACTTCAAACGTCACAGTCAAAAACACAGGAACTGACTCGACCGTAATAGGACCACAGAGGAAGAccgctgcccctctctctcttccagattTTGGGAGCTTTTCCAAGCCACGATTTAGCTCCCCGCCCTATTCCACACTCAAGTCTTCACGCCCAACACAGGGTGAggtcacacacacaacatcacaccaACCCCTTCTCTCACCCCCTACCTCACCCCAACACTACCCCTTCTACGGCCATCACAGGGCTAGGTCACAGGACAGTTCAAAGATTGTTGCCTTGGAAATTGATTGTGTCAACAACAACTCCAAACAGACCAGTCAAGAAAATGTTGAGACACTTGTGTACAGGATTTCTAAAGTTGATTCCTCTGCCATATTGGACAGTATTAGGCCTGCACAGCCCTGTTTTCCTCGACGCACACCAGCCACACGAGTCGTCACAGGGATAAAGTCCAATGAACTCTGCCGTCTACCTTCACAACACAGCCAGGTGATTGGAAGTCCCAGCTGTCAATCATACCAAAGCTCCAATGACAGTGGAGCATTAGACACTGAGAAGGTTGTGTGTAAAAGCGAGAGTTTCCCTAAGAGTGCAGCGGCTCCATTACAAACACAGAGCCCAAAGAAAGGCTTATTCTCACTGAGAGGTAAGAGAGACAATGTTGTTGGTACGCCTGCTGCCAATATCCCTAGAAACCCAGCGATGCCTCAGTCTGAGAAACCAAAGAAAGAGTCAGAGAATGAGCAGAAGGAAAGTAACAAAATAGACCTGGTGCTGAGTCGACTCCGGCAGACCTTCAGAGTCAAACGTCTCGATGACGAGAGGACGAAGAGAACACCCCAGCCTCCTCCTGTCAATGGAGCCAGTGACATTAGTGATGTCACTGAGAGTAGTGGTTCTAGCAAtcgagaagaggaggaaaaatgGAGGGAGAATGATGGCGTTCACAAACCTTCAAACTCTTTCTGGGCTGGCAGTGAGCACACGTCAGATATGACGAAGGAAAATGTTAGACGTGAACACTCACAGTTTGAGGGTTTTAAAGACCATAAAGAGGCTAGAAACAGAGACCAGCCTTGTGTTATGGATCTTCCTCAATTTGAGGCTTACAAGGATGAAAGGATCACTAAACCCAAACACCAACCTTCTAGTAGCGAGATCAGCCCAACAAGGCGGCAGTTTGAAGCTTATAAAGAGGAGAGGATCAGTAGAGCCAGAAAGCAACCTCCTCAGAGAGACTTTAGCTCTGTTATGCGTCAACCCTGGGACCCCAGCCGCTCTGCAACCCTCCCTGCCTACAGAACCTCCTCAGGCAGCACCAGAAACACTTTCTCTGTCTTCCACTTCAACCAGAAGGACTCTGAGAACGATAACGTGTTCCACATTCCCAGGATTCCTCAGAGGAAGAAGACCACCTCTCTCTGTGAGCCAGGGGACAGGGAGTTCGGTTCCGGTGATCAGCGTGGCAGTGAGGGACGTCTGGCATCCTTCTCCTCCTGTGCTGATCTCAAATACGGTCTTGAGGCAGGGCGTTCCTTCTCTGTGACTTCTGTGCTCTCCAGCCGACCTTCGGGTCCTGGACGCATCTCCTCAGGCCCTAGGGTCAGCAGTGTCAGTGACCTCACTTACCCTGCTCTGACCTTTGGAGAAGAGGTCATGACTTGGGATGACTGTAGAGTCAAAGGTGATTGGACAATACCaaggtgggacacacacacaaccactggCCACAAAACCACAGGTGACAGCCAAGCTGTAAATGACCGGTCTGTCTTTAGTGACAGGACATCCAGAAATGAGCGCAAAACAATCAAAGCTAATTTTATAAATCCACACAAGGCTAGATCCAAATCCCTACCCAGAAATGTATCCTGGAGTTCAGAGGTCACCGCCCCATCTCCAACCTCTACCACCACTGGCCGCATGTGGAACCATGGCAGCCTCGAGACCTCTCACTCCCTGTGGGATACAGAGGGTCCTCCAACCCCTCCTCCGTCCCCTCCCTGGTCCCCATCCTCCAGACGCATATCTCGCCCTCccagctcctcctcctctgcctcgcCCTCCCCCACAGACAGCAGAGGGTCACAGGACAGCCTGTCCCCTAGGGGGCGCCTACCCTCCAGGGGCTATGTCTCCAACCTGGCAGTCTTCGAGGAGTCCGACTCAGGCTCTGACATGGACTCTGACACAACCACAGATGATGAATACTACCTGGCAGGTGATGGCGGTGAGAAGGAGACTGAACTGTGA
- the LOC139420333 gene encoding serine-rich adhesin for platelets isoform X1: protein MSTHDAAKVDLRFLGGEKERKEETEAPKVPVQRDGNWKRTNKTERPQDVRWSQEKNHHGNEVETDQWTQTPLSANSGGIEQTELSLGTREESHGRPAVLNRNPNQTWFTSSLSFRLSSQHSKNYDLEKLESTAQREHCLHSSQGPVRDTPIAQAQVKREVSPSYYFVPANCPSEEEEVTSLPFKEEEDSKTAMLSSTLVSVLAPQWSGRIRRNKRGGAGTDIGVFGTATSESGQETQGNGQEVSEGGVLLKPQVPLETDSVGQRRQQQFLETQNQRVGERGLTLGSQVHERASTLGSSRSTVGGWYEGSTPSLKLDNPTKAPVSKPVSLDVSWGRLANRGGEGGAVSPVTPSSPLSPDLHVHKGMLQASRQGAQTSLLSSKPTTSSLLFSLRRLNTIASSIHSETNISSLTNDRDGETSSPHLSPTTTNYKASETIRAHLSLTSSNDGARERSKFLPYSADPTYRTIERSRHLPLPTSNHREANTHRTQLFSTPPNYKDTEGTPFTKLPQTSRAYPNPTFPSKQTLLFSGLERLSPSERPDGTTVPISDTHLPSSPPSQYDHLDFHGSQSLPRGTTLRSTSWRKHITLEDSVSNPSSPLSPTTTTTINNNNNTFSLSSTSNNNNTGPSSTNDNTGVNPQISINNNNNLVTPNNTNLNSNTLTGKHTPQSTLKRTYAQEIPDQDSYRILKTQNSLNSNDRQSQKPYCLSNISFRSNTSSPASSSTLSSPIKSSKPDRYSRPCSYDTIYTPLTVFSPKTPTSSETSDTPSSLSSHRTLYLSHSPNPSSRQLSLQTSIASTSLSSHRPLYSSRSLNTTSSMRRDPQNSPKSPPPVVRSQIPIVSNTHTPTSQLQSPKTAYTPTTTPQPLLIKTGYVPSIPTRYTRPLSPDSYTPISLSIPTTQAPSTLPLSPPSSSPLVERTFIGSLDLSPKKHQPQVEGRVTAHRAWQESQLRLSQSHSPQRPLSPTRPLRSVGGPAIFSSLRSGSPTWATSPLSPPTPRTTKLQVWRGTSMHNLSIISDTLVKEGGQALSEHVSDHTSNVTVKNTGTDSTVIGPQRKTAAPLSLPDFGSFSKPRFSSPPYSTLKSSRPTQGEVTHTTSHQPLLSPPTSPQHYPFYGHHRARSQDSSKIVALEIDCVNNNSKQTSQENVETLVYRISKVDSSAILDSIRPAQPCFPRRTPATRVVTGIKSNELCRLPSQHSQVIGSPSCQSYQSSNDSGALDTEKVVCKSESFPKSAAAPLQTQSPKKGLFSLRGKRDNVVGTPAANIPRNPAMPQSEKPKKESENEQKESNKIDLVLSRLRQTFRVKRLDDERTKRTPQPPPVNGASDISDVTESSGSSNREEEEKWRENDGVHKPSNSFWAGSEHTSDMTKENVRREHSQFEGFKDHKEARNRDQPCVMDLPQFEAYKDERITKPKHQPSSSEISPTRRQFEAYKEERISRARKQPPQRDFSSVMRQPWDPSRSATLPAYRTSSGSTRNTFSVFHFNQKDSENDNVFHIPRIPQRKKTTSLCEPGDREFGSGDQRGSEGRLASFSSCADLKYGLEAGRSFSVTSVLSSRPSGPGRISSGPRVSSVSDLTYPALTFGEEVMTWDDCRVKGDWTIPRWDTHTTTGHKTTGDSQAVNDRSVFSDRTSRNERKTIKANFINPHKARSKSLPRNVSWSSEVTAPSPTSTTTGRMWNHGSLETSHSLWDTEGPPTPPPSPPWSPSSRRISRPPSSSSSASPSPTDSRGSQDSLSPRGRLPSRGYVSNLAVFEESDSGSDMDSDTTTDDEYYLAGDGGEKETEL from the exons ACCTATAGCTCAAGCACAG GTGAAAAGAGAAGTCTCACCATCATATTATTTTGTACCAGCCAATTgcccttcagaggaagaggaagtgacATCGCTTCCTTTTAAAGAGGAAGAGGATTCCAAGACAGCCATGTTGTCCTCCACGCTGGTGTCGGTTCTCGCCCCACAGTGGAGTGGGAGAATACGCAGGAACAAGCGGGGCGGGGCCGGTACGGACATTGGTGTGTTTGGCACGGCAACCAGTGAGTCTGGACAGGAAACCCAAGGTAACGGACAGGAAGTGAGCGAGGGGGGTGTGCTTTTGAAGCCGCAAGTCCCTCTCGAGACAGACTCTGTAGGACAACGACGACAACAACAGTTTCTGGAGACCCAGAACCAACGTGTTGGGGAGAGGGGGTTGACCCTTGGATCACAAGTCCATGAGAGGGCTTCAACACTGGGTAGCAGCAGAAGCACAGTGGGGGGCTGGTATGAGGGAAGCACCCCCAGCCTCAAACTGGACAACCCAACAAAGGCCCCAGTTTCTAAGCCTGTCTCTCTGGATGTGAGTTGGGGGAGGCTGGCCAACAGAGGCGGAGAGGGGGGAGCTGTTTCCCCTGTTACTcccagctctcccctctctcccgaCCTGCATGTACACAAGGGAATGTTACAGGCAAGTCGTCAAGGAGCCCAGACATCATTGCTGAGTTCCAAACCAACAACCAGTAGCCTTCTTTTCTCTCTGAGAAGGCTCAACACTATTGCGAGCTCTATCCACTCAGAGACAAATATCTCATCTCTAACCaatgacagagatggagagacttcAAGTCCACACCTCTCTCCAACCACAACCAATTACAAAGCATCAGAGACAATTAGGGCACACCTTTCCCTAACCTCATCCAATGATGGAGCCAGAGAGAGGTCCAAGTTCCTCCCCTATTCAGCTGATCCCACTTACAGGACAATAGAGAGGTCAAGGCACCTCCCCTTACCAACTTCCAATCACAGAGAAgcaaatacacacaggacacaacTATTTTCAACCCCGCCCAATTACAAAGACACAGAGGGCACACCCTTTACCAAACTTCCCCAGACTTCCAGGGCGTATCCCAACCCAACCTTCCCCAGTAAGCAGACTCTTCTGTTTAGTGGTCTAGAGAGACTTTCCCCCTCAGAGAGACCAGATGGAACCACGGTTCCCATCAGTGATACTCATCTACCTTCCTCTCCACCGTCCCAATATGACCATCTGGATTTTCATGGGAGCCAGTCTCTTCCCAGAGGAACCACCCTGAGATCTACTAGCTGGAGAAAGCACATTACTCTGGAGGACAGTGTGTCTAATCCCAGTTCCCCCCTCAgtcccactaccaccaccactatcaacaacaacaacaacacattcaGCCTCTCAAGCACTTCCAACAATAATAACACGGGCCCCTCTAGCACCAATGATAACACTGGTGTCAATCCCCAAATCAGcatcaataacaacaataatttAGTCACCCCCAACAATACCAACCTAAACAGCAATACCCTCACTGGCAAACACACACCTCAGAGCACCCTTAAAAGGACTTATGCTCAAGAAATCCCAGACCAGGATTCCTATAGAATACTCAAAACTCAGAATTCCCTTAACTCGAATGACCGACAATCACAAAAGCCCTATTGTTTGTCCAATATCTCCTTCAGGTCTAACACCAGTAGCCCAGCTAGCTCGAGCACTTTGAGTAGCCCAATAAAGTCCAGCAAGCCTGATCGCTACAGTAGGCCATGTAGTTATGACACCATCTACACCCCTCTGACCGTATTTAGCCCCAAGACTCcaaccagctctgaaaccagtgACACTCCATCCTCCCTCAGTAGTCATAGAACCCTTTATTTGTCCCATTCCCCGAACCCCTCTTCCAGACAGCTCTCCTTACAAACCAGTATCGCCTCCACATCCCTCAGTAGCCACAGACCCCTCTATAGTTCCCGCTCACTCAATACCACCAGCTCTATGAGACGAGACCCCCAAAACAGCCCAAAATCTCCACCCCCAGTCGTCAGAAGCCAGATTCCCATAGTGAGTAACACCCACACCCCCACATCCCAACTGCAGTCCCCTAAAACTGCTTACACGCCTACCACAACTCCCCAACCACTCCTAATTAAAACCGGCTACGTCCCCAGTATCCCGACCCGCTACACCCGACCGTTGTCCCCAGACAGCTATACCCCCATATCCCTGAGTATCCCCACCACCCAGGCCCCCTCCaccctgcccctctccccacccagCTCGTCCCCTCTGGTGGAAAGGACGTTCATAGGCAGCCTAGACCTCTCCCCTAAGAAACACCAGCCCCAAGTGGAAGGGAGGGTAACAGCACATAGAGCGTGGCAGGAGTCACAACTAAGGCTGTCACAGTCTCATTCACCTCAGAGACCTCTGTCCCCAACCAGACCCCTTCGTAGTGTAGGGGGTCCCGCCATCTTCTCCTCCCTGAGATCGGGCAGCCCAACCTGGGCTACGTCACCTTTGTCTCCCCCAACCCCCAGGACCACCAAACTACAAGTTTGGAGGGGAACCTCGATGCATAACTTATCCATAATATCTGATACATTGGTGAAGGAGGGAGGGCAAGCTCTCTCAGAGCATGTTAGCGACCACACTTCAAACGTCACAGTCAAAAACACAGGAACTGACTCGACCGTAATAGGACCACAGAGGAAGAccgctgcccctctctctcttccagattTTGGGAGCTTTTCCAAGCCACGATTTAGCTCCCCGCCCTATTCCACACTCAAGTCTTCACGCCCAACACAGGGTGAggtcacacacacaacatcacaccaACCCCTTCTCTCACCCCCTACCTCACCCCAACACTACCCCTTCTACGGCCATCACAGGGCTAGGTCACAGGACAGTTCAAAGATTGTTGCCTTGGAAATTGATTGTGTCAACAACAACTCCAAACAGACCAGTCAAGAAAATGTTGAGACACTTGTGTACAGGATTTCTAAAGTTGATTCCTCTGCCATATTGGACAGTATTAGGCCTGCACAGCCCTGTTTTCCTCGACGCACACCAGCCACACGAGTCGTCACAGGGATAAAGTCCAATGAACTCTGCCGTCTACCTTCACAACACAGCCAGGTGATTGGAAGTCCCAGCTGTCAATCATACCAAAGCTCCAATGACAGTGGAGCATTAGACACTGAGAAGGTTGTGTGTAAAAGCGAGAGTTTCCCTAAGAGTGCAGCGGCTCCATTACAAACACAGAGCCCAAAGAAAGGCTTATTCTCACTGAGAGGTAAGAGAGACAATGTTGTTGGTACGCCTGCTGCCAATATCCCTAGAAACCCAGCGATGCCTCAGTCTGAGAAACCAAAGAAAGAGTCAGAGAATGAGCAGAAGGAAAGTAACAAAATAGACCTGGTGCTGAGTCGACTCCGGCAGACCTTCAGAGTCAAACGTCTCGATGACGAGAGGACGAAGAGAACACCCCAGCCTCCTCCTGTCAATGGAGCCAGTGACATTAGTGATGTCACTGAGAGTAGTGGTTCTAGCAAtcgagaagaggaggaaaaatgGAGGGAGAATGATGGCGTTCACAAACCTTCAAACTCTTTCTGGGCTGGCAGTGAGCACACGTCAGATATGACGAAGGAAAATGTTAGACGTGAACACTCACAGTTTGAGGGTTTTAAAGACCATAAAGAGGCTAGAAACAGAGACCAGCCTTGTGTTATGGATCTTCCTCAATTTGAGGCTTACAAGGATGAAAGGATCACTAAACCCAAACACCAACCTTCTAGTAGCGAGATCAGCCCAACAAGGCGGCAGTTTGAAGCTTATAAAGAGGAGAGGATCAGTAGAGCCAGAAAGCAACCTCCTCAGAGAGACTTTAGCTCTGTTATGCGTCAACCCTGGGACCCCAGCCGCTCTGCAACCCTCCCTGCCTACAGAACCTCCTCAGGCAGCACCAGAAACACTTTCTCTGTCTTCCACTTCAACCAGAAGGACTCTGAGAACGATAACGTGTTCCACATTCCCAGGATTCCTCAGAGGAAGAAGACCACCTCTCTCTGTGAGCCAGGGGACAGGGAGTTCGGTTCCGGTGATCAGCGTGGCAGTGAGGGACGTCTGGCATCCTTCTCCTCCTGTGCTGATCTCAAATACGGTCTTGAGGCAGGGCGTTCCTTCTCTGTGACTTCTGTGCTCTCCAGCCGACCTTCGGGTCCTGGACGCATCTCCTCAGGCCCTAGGGTCAGCAGTGTCAGTGACCTCACTTACCCTGCTCTGACCTTTGGAGAAGAGGTCATGACTTGGGATGACTGTAGAGTCAAAGGTGATTGGACAATACCaaggtgggacacacacacaaccactggCCACAAAACCACAGGTGACAGCCAAGCTGTAAATGACCGGTCTGTCTTTAGTGACAGGACATCCAGAAATGAGCGCAAAACAATCAAAGCTAATTTTATAAATCCACACAAGGCTAGATCCAAATCCCTACCCAGAAATGTATCCTGGAGTTCAGAGGTCACCGCCCCATCTCCAACCTCTACCACCACTGGCCGCATGTGGAACCATGGCAGCCTCGAGACCTCTCACTCCCTGTGGGATACAGAGGGTCCTCCAACCCCTCCTCCGTCCCCTCCCTGGTCCCCATCCTCCAGACGCATATCTCGCCCTCccagctcctcctcctctgcctcgcCCTCCCCCACAGACAGCAGAGGGTCACAGGACAGCCTGTCCCCTAGGGGGCGCCTACCCTCCAGGGGCTATGTCTCCAACCTGGCAGTCTTCGAGGAGTCCGACTCAGGCTCTGACATGGACTCTGACACAACCACAGATGATGAATACTACCTGGCAGGTGATGGCGGTGAGAAGGAGACTGAACTGTGA